In Streptomyces liangshanensis, the DNA window CAACCCCATCAACCCCACCCGCCTCCCGGCGTGGGGGTGATGTCCGCATAACGGCCGGGGAGGCGGCAACCGACGGCTGAAACCACCCCACCACCCACTCCAGCCCACCCATATGCCCTATTTGCCCTGACTCGGGAGCCCTCCGGCGGCCCTTCCTCCCCGGTCTTGCGTGCTGTGTTCCGTTAGTGCATACCCAGGGCACATCACCGGCCGGAAGGGGGGAAACTGCCCGCCTGCCCCCTTCTGCCTCCCCTTCCACCCACCCAGCCCAGACACGGTGCTTGCACACCCGCCAACAGACGGCCAGCTAGCCGCTGAGCCGAGGCCCGCCGCCCCATTCAAGTCGTGCGCAAACCCAGCCCCGAGCCGCAGACCGCGACGAAAGCCCGGCAACAAACAAGCCCCCCGGGGGACCCCTCCCCCGGGCCGCCCCCCCTCGGCCTTCACTTGCGGTTTCGGGGCGGGAGTCAAGGGTGACCGAAGGTCATCGGCTTGCCGACGCGACGAAGGAGCGCCCTTGACGCCCGACCCGAAACCGCGACACTCAACAGCAAGGGGCGGCCCCCACGTCACACAACACAAGAACCGCGACCCCGACTACGCCCCGCCTGAACCCCCACCCAAACACCCCAGCACCGCATCCACCGTCTCATCCACCGTCTGGGTTCCGTTGTCGATCCAGGTTCCCTCGCCCGCCAGTTCGGTGCGCAGGGCCTGGTCCAGGGGGGACCAGTCCGTTGTCAGGGTTTTGGCGCGGGTCTGGTTGCGGTGGTGGGTCGTGGTTGGGGTGGGGGACAGGACTACGAGGTGGAGGGGGCGGGTGTGGAGGGTTGCGCGGTAGAAGTCGAGGTGGGCGCGGCGTACCACCACGTCGTCCAGCACCGGTACGAACCCCGCGGCCGCGAAGCTGTCCGCCAGCAGGCACGCGTTGCGGGCGCGCAGGAAGATCTGGCGGTCGGCCTCGGCGTCCGGCTCCGGGGTGGGCCAGCGGCCGCCGCTGACGATCATCTGCTGGAGCCCGTCCACCTCGACGTGGGCCGCCCGCGGCAGCCGGGTGGCCAGTGCGGCCGCCACGGTGGACTTGCCGCTGCCGGGGATGCCGGTCAGCAGGACGGCGCCGACGGGGGGCGGTTCACGGTCGATGGGGACCAGGGCGAACGTCATACCGCCATCGTCGTACACGGGCGGGAGGGGGAAGGGGAATGTAGCGTCTTGGCGTGAGCGAATCGTTGAACGCCGGCATCACCGACCAGGCGCCCGCCGACCCGGCCGCCACCGACGACATGCTGGCCAACCAGCCCGTCGGCTACTGGACCGGACTCGCGCACGACGCCGTGACCCGGCATCTGCGTGACGCCATGGCCAGGGTCGATGTCACCCAGCCTCAGTACTGGGTGCTCAACCGCGTGAACGGCGGGCCCGAGGCGCCCGGTCGGGACGAGGTCGTCGCCCAGCTCACGCACCTCGCGGACGGGCCGTACGAGATCCCGCGCGTCATCGACCAGTTGCTCCACCGCCGCTGGCTGCGGACGGACGCCGACCGCCGCCTCCACCTCACCGACGACGGGGAGGCCGCCAGGGTCCGGGTGCGGGAGCTGGTCACGGGCCTGCGCGCCACGGTCCACGCGGGCATCAGCGACGAGGAGTACGTTGCCGCGCTCAAGGTGTTGCGCAGGATGGTCTCCAACATCGGGTGAGAAAGTCGGGCTCCCGGAGCGTTCGGGTGGTTGGGGGTCCGCCACACGTGGCGAAGGGGCCGCCCCCGTGGTGGGTCTGCGGGGGCGGCCCCTTGGTGCTTTGGCGCGGTATCGGGTCAGCCGACGTTCAGTGCCGTGTCGTCCACCACGAACGACGTCTGGAGCTTCGAGCCCTCGGTGCTGGTGAACTTCAGCGTCACCGACTGGCCCGCGTAGGCGCTGAGGTCCAGGGTGCGCTGGGTGTAGCCCGTCGCCGCGTTGACGTTGGAGTACGTCGCGGGGGTGCCGAGCACCGTACCCGAGGAGTTCAGCACCTGGACCTTGAGGGTGTCGTACGCCGTCGTGCCGGTCTCCGCCGTATCGATGTGCAGCCAGAAGCTCAGCGTGGCCGCGCAGCCCGCCGGGATCGTCACCGACTGGGAGAGGGTCTCCGTCCCCGCCGTACCCGCACCGCCGAGCCAGGCCTTGTACGAACCGGAGTGCGACGCCTTGGTGGTGCTGGACGTGATCACGCCGGACGTGGCGCTCCACCCCGAAGTGCCCGATTCGAAGCCGGGGTTGGCGAGCAGCTGGCCCGACGTGGTGCAGGTCTCGCCGCCACCGCCACCGCCTCCGCCGGTGCTGCCCGTGCCGGACAGCCAGGCCGTGGCGTTGAGGGCGAGCGCGGCGTTCGTCGCGGACGGGTCGTTCCAGCCGTCGTACAGGGTGTCGCCGGAGGCGCCCGTACCGTCGTCGATCGGCGAGCTGTCACCCCAGATCGCCACCCGGCCGCTGCCGAAGGTGCTGGTGACGAAGAAGGCCCCGGTGGTGCCGGTGGTGCTGGAGCCCGAGCGCCAGAGCAGGCCCTTGACGGCCGGGTTGTCGGCCGGCTTGAGGGTGAAGGTGGTGCCGTTGGCGATCAGGCTGCCGGTGACCTTGCCGAAGGAGCCGTTCAGCACCGGGTTCGAACTGTCGCTGATCGCCTTCGGGTTGCCGGAGGTGATGTTGAGCTTGTCGACGGAGAAGCCGAACGGGTCGGTGTTGTCGACGCCGTTGCTGGTCATCAGGTCGTTGATGACCATGGGTGAGTCGTAGCCGTCGTTGTTGCGGTCACTGACGTCGTGGTCGGAGATCAGGAAGAGCCCGCCGCCCGCCTGCACGAACTTCATGACCGCGGTCTTCTCGGCCGTGCTGAGCCGGATGTTGGGCTCGGGCAGGACGAAGGTGTCGAAGTTCTTCAGGTCGAGCGCGCCGGAGCCGCCGTAGGTGATGGTGTTTCCGGCCGGCAGGGTCTTGAGCGAGTAGTCGCCCGTCCGCTGGAGGGCGACTCCCCACGAGGACAGGCCGCCGGTCCAGTCGGTCTCCTTCGTGGGCGTGGAGTCCTGGCCCAGCGGGTCGGGCTGGCTGGAGCCGATGACCCAGTCGGCGTTGCCCGCCTGCTCGGCCTTGGAGTTGTCGAAGAGCACGCGGTGCGTGGCGGCGGCGGCCGCGGCGGGAGCCGGGGCCGCCGCCGGGGCGGCCTGGGCGGAGTAGCCGGCGCCCGCGGTGACCAGACCGAGGGACGCCGTGGCGGCGATGAGCAGGGAGCGGGACTTCACGGATCCGAGCATCCGTCAACCTCCGTGTGGGGGTGGAGTGGTGGGGGTGGAGTCGTGGAGCGGGGGTGGGGCGAGGTGGTGCGGGAGTGGTGCGGGATGGAGCGGGATGGGGCCGGCGGCGGTGCGCGGGACAACTCTGCGCGCGTAGACCCGGGTGCGGAAGACCTTTTTGCCAAAGCTCGATGAACGTTGTACGACTCGCGGGCGTCAGACCGGAGCGGATGGGCCGTACCGGACACCGGGCGTCAGCTTCACCGCACGTCCTTGACGAACACGAGGCCGTCGGTCGTCCCCAAGTGGGCCGGATCGAGCGGGGCGTAGCCGAACCACGGGGAGACGCGGGGCGCCGGGCGGCTGTCGGCGACGGTGGCGGTCAGGCGCCGGGCGTCGACGACGCGGCGCTCCTCCGGGAGTTGGTACAGGAGCCCCTCGACGGTGTCCGGCGGCGGGGCCTCCACGCCCTGGTGCCGGATCGTGCCGAGGGCCGTGGGGACGAACGCGTACTCCGCGCCGTACCGCGCGCTCACCAGCGCACCCGGGCTCCACCACTCCACCACCCCTTCCCACAGCCGCATCGAGCTCTTCTCGCGTTGCAGAAGGGAGTTGTGGGCGTGGACGAGTACCGGGCCCCGGGCGGCGACGGCGAAGAGGTTGTCGGCCATCATCGAGGCCCGCAGCGCGCACAGCCGTGTCATGCGCGCGGGTGAGGTGTCGGCCATCCAGTGGTGGTAGCGCAGCAGGCCGGTCGCGGTACGCGCGTACAGGCCCGCCCGCTCCCGCTCGTCCCGGGACGTCGCGGCTATCAGGTGCGGAGTCTGCTGGTCGAGCAGTGTGGCCAAGTCGTCGGCGAGCAGGCGGAGTTGGCCGGCCTCCGCCGACCGCCCCACCGACCGGGACGGGTCCAGCATCGCGGCCGGGTCGGTCCACCGGTCGTCGGTCCCGGTCAGGCGGTCGAGTGTGTCCGCGGTGCAGGGGAGCAGGCCCTCGTCCACGTGGGCCGCGAGGTAGCGGTGGAGCGCGGTGAGGGCGAGCCGGGGGCTCGCGGCGTGGGTGAACTCCAGAGGGCCGTCGAGTCCGGCGAAGCGGAGCCGCTCCGACGCGGGCCGTCCTTCGTCGTCCGTACGGATGTTGTACGCGCGCATCCAGCGCACCAGCTCGCGGTTGGCCGCCGACGCGCCCCAGCCGTGGCTGATCCCCCGCTCCATGACCTCGTCGAGGGTGCCCGCGCCCGACGTGACGTGGTCGTCCACGGCCAGGCCCGTCAGGCAGTCGCTCTCGATCGCGATGGTCCGGTAGCCGTGGTGCTCGACCAGTTGCCGGAAGAGTTCGTTACGGACGTCGAGGAGGGCGTCCTCGCCGTGGGTGGGCTCGCCCAGGGCGAGCAGCCGGGGGCGGGCCGGGAGCAGGCGCATGAGGGCGGCGGCGTCGAGGGCATGGGTGGTGTCGGCGATGTCCTTGAGGTCAGTTGCCATGCCTTAAACGCTATCGTTGAACCTTCGGTGGAGACTTTCGCGCGTTATCGTCGGCGTATGGCGAGAAAGCTTCAAACGGAGGGTGAGCGGCCGCGCCTCCGGCCGGTCGATCTGGCGCGCGGTCACGGCGTGTCCACCCAGGCCGTCAGGAACTACGAGGAGGCCGGCATCCTTCCGGCCGCCGACCGCGGCCCCCACGGCTACCGCGCCTACACCCCGCTGCACGCGACCGCCCTGCGGGCGTTCCTCGCCCTGCTGCCCGGCCACGGGCATGCGACGGCGGCGTCGATCATGCGGGCGGTGAACGAGGGGGTGGCCGAGGAGGCGTTCCGCCTGATCGACGAGAGCCACGCCCAACTCCTGGACGACCGGCGGACGCTCCGGGCCGTGGAGGGCGCGCTGCGCGACCTGGAGCCGGGGGTGGGGAACGGGGCGGGGCCTGCGGCGGGGGCCGGGCCCGAGGGGGCGGGGGTCAGGGCCGGTCGGGGGCCCGGGTCTCGGGCCGCGTCCCGGTCCGTCCCGGGGTCCGGCGGCGGCGCCACCTTCATCGGCCCGCTCGCCGCCGAGCTGGGGGTCCGGCCCGCGACGTTGCGCAAGTGGGAGCGGGCCGGGCTGGTACGGCCGGGCCGCGACCCGGTCACCGGATACCGCGTGTACGACGAGGCCGACGTACGGGACGTGCGCCTCGCCCATCAACTCCGGCGTGGCGGCTACCTGTTGGAGCGGATCGCCCCGCTGATCGCCCAAGTGCGCGCGGCCGGCGGGTTGGAGCCGCTGGAGGCCGCGCTGTGCGACTGGCGCGACCGGCTGTCCGCCCGCGGGCGGGCGATGCTGGCCGGGGCGGCGGAGTTGGAGGCGTACCTGCGCGAGCGCGGCTGAGGGGTCGGTCTCACCGCCCCGTTCACGACCAGTCCAGCGTCGGCGGCAGCACTCCCTCCAGGGTGAGCAGCCAGTGCTTGGTCGCGAGGCCCGCCTCGCCGCCCCCGTAACCGCCGACCCCGCCCGCCGCCACCACGCGGTGGCACGGCACCAGGACGGAGACCGGCGCCGAGCCCATGATCGAGCCCACCGTCTTGGCGCGCAGGCCGCGTTCGCCGGGTTCGTCGTCGAACGCACCGCTCAGGTCGGCCAGTTCGCCGTACGTGACGGTCCTGCCGTACCCGACCGTGCGGTGGAGCGTCCGCAGGACGGCCTGTTGGGCGCCGGTGGTCACGCGCCAGTCGATGGGCAGGTCGAACTCCCGGCGCCGGCCCGCGAAGTACTCGGCCAGTTGGGCGGTGACGGCGGCGGCCCGGCGGTCCTCGGTCGTGAGGTCGGCGCCGGTGACGGCGTCCGCGGCGGGTGTCCCTTCGCCACCGCCACCGCCACCGCCACCATCACCGTCCGGCCCGAACGCGACCGTCGACACCACACCCTGGTCCGTGACACCTATACGCATGCCGCCCGTGGGCAGCGGGGTCTCCACGGTGAACCAGCCCACCCCTTGATCGTTCCGCATACGGGAAACGTACCCGCGCGGCGGGCGGACGCCGGTCGGGTCCGCGACCGGCGTCGGAAACCCGCTGGTGACGGGGCGCTGCCGCCCGTCAGGGGAACAGGGGATCGAGCGGATCGCCCTCGCACCCGAGAACGAGGCAGGTCGCGGCGACCGGTCCTCGGGACAGCTCCCCGAGCCGGGCCAGGACCGCCGCCTCGGACGGCAGCCCGGCCGGATCGAGGCCGAGCGCCCGGGCCGCGCGGTCGCGTCGCCGGTCGAGGTCGGGCATGTCCTCCCGGAACTCGTCGGCGACCGCGCGGAGTTCGCCGGCCGTCCGCCCGGGAGCGTCCCGCCACCACGGCGCCACCAGACACAGCCGCACCAACTCCGCCAGCCCGAGCGCGAGCGGTCCGGCCTCGCCGTCAAGGCTGACGTACACGACGGGGCGTTCCTCACCGCCCTCGCCGACGAAGCAGAAAGCGTCCCCCGAGCCCGCCCGCGCGAACTGCTCCAACCGGGCCCCCGAGGCAAGCCGGACCCCGTCCTCCAGGTGCTGGTCGGCCGGGTTCGTCGCGTCGAGATCCGCGACCCCCACGAAGAAGTCGACGACCTCCTGGTCGGCAACCAGGAGAGGCAACAACGCGCCCTGGCGGGCGGGTATCTCGGCCGGTGCGGCCGGCGCGTTCGATCCGTTCGATCCGTTCGATCCGTTCACCCGGCCACCGTAACGGGGCCCTGGCGCCGAGGGCCTGGGCGCTCCACTCTCACCTCCCCTCGCCCGGCGGGCTTCTGAGGGAGCGCTCGGCCTCACGTGTAGAAAGTACCCATATCGGCCGGATCGTCGGCCACAGGACAGCCGAGGACACGAACACACCGAGGAGCGGAACCCCATGGCGAGACTCGCAGGCAAGGTCGCACTGGTCGCCGGTGCCACGCGCGGCATCGGCCGCAGCGTCGCGGAGCTGTTCGCCGCGGAGGGGGCGACCGTCATCGGCGGCGGGACCTCCGTACCCGAGGCCGGTTCCGCCGAGAACGGCGTCGCGTTCGTACGGCTCGACGTGACCGACGAGCAGGGCTGGGACGCCGTCGTGTCCCGGCTGGTCGAACGCCACGGCAAGCTCGACATCCTGGTCAACAGCGCGGGCGGTGGCGGTTACAGCTCGATCGCCGACTCGACGGTCGAGGACTGGCGCAGGACCGTGGACCTGATCCAGACCGGCACCTTCCTCGGAATGCGCCGGGTCATCCCGGTCATGCGCGAGAACGGGGGCGGCTCCATCGTCAACATCTCCTCCATCTGGGGCAGCGCCGCCATCCCCGCCGCGGCAGCCTACCAGGCCGCGAAGGCCGCGGTCGAGCAGATGACGCGGAACGCCGCCGTGACGTACGTCGGCGACGGCATCCGTGTGAACACCGTGATTCCCGGCATCACCGCCACACCCTTGATCGAGAATCAGGCGCAGGAGATCACCGACCTGGTGGTCGCGGCCACCCCGATGAAGCGCATCGCCCGCCCCATCGACATCGCGTACGGATGCCTCTACCTCGCGAGCGACGAGGCGGCCTTCACCACCGGGGCCGCGCTCGCGATCGACGGCGGTTACCTGGCTCAGTGAGGGAGTGAACGAGCGAAGAAGGTACGGTCAGCGCGGCTCGCGGATGCTGTCGATGATGCGCGTCCAGTTGTCGCCGCCGTGCCCGTGGTCGATCGCCCGCCGGTAATGCCCCTGTACGGCCAGGGCGAGCGTCGGATCGAGGCCGAGTGACGTGCTCGTCTCCACGATGTGGTCGGCCGTCGCGCCCATCATGATGACCGTACTGAGGTCGCCGGGGTGCTCCCCGGCGTCGAGCGCCGCGCCGGGGTTCTCCTCCCCGGCCCGCAGGATGTCGCCGATCGAGTCGGCGGAGGCGAGCAGTTCCGGCAGCGCTTCCCGGGCCTTCATCCCCGCCGTACCCAGCATCGCGGTGGCGTGCATCAGGCCGGACAAGGTGCTGAGGAACACGGCGAGTTGGGCTTGGTACATCATCTGCGCCAGACCGGGATCCCCGCCCAGGTACCGGGGTGTGCCGAGCAACGCCAACACCCCCCGGTGCCCCTCCATCACCCCTTCCGGCCCGCTGTAGTAGACGTGGGCCGCCGCCGTCCCGACCATCGGCGCCGGGACCATCACCCCACCGCTGAGGAACGCGGCACCGTGGCCGGCGGCCCAGGTCGCCGCCTCGCGCGTACGGTCGGGTGTGTCGGAGCTGAGGTTGACCAGCGTCCGCCCGGCGAGTGACGCCGTGGCGGCGCCGAGGATGTCGTACATGGCCCGGTAGTCGGTGAGGCTGAGGATCACGAGGTCACTCGCTCCGACGGCCTCGCCCGGCGTCGCGGCGAACGTCGCCCCGGCGGCGACGAGTTCGTCGGCCCGGCCGGCGGTACGGTTCCAGACGGTGAGCGGGTGGCCGGCGGCGAGAAGGGTACGGGCCATCGCCCGCCCCATCGGCCCGAGCCCGATGACGGTGACGGCGCTACAGCGCCTATGGGTGGTGTGTTTCCGCTGTTCGTTCACCCCTCCATGCTCGGAGAGCGCCACTACGCTCGGAAGTACCCACTATTTACTGCGGTACTTACCTTTCGGTAAGGGGATCGGGGAGCAGCGATGGCCAAAGCGCCGAGACGCGGGCCGTACATCTGCGGCATCGACGCCGCGCTCGATGTGGTCAGCGGCAAGTGGAAGGGCCTGATCCTCTGGGAGTTGGACACCCATGGGGTACGCCGCTTCGCGGAACTCCGGCGCGGTCTGCCGGGCGTGAGCGAGAAGATGCTGACGCAGCACCTGCGCGAGATGGAGGAGGACGGTCTGGTACGGCGAGTTGTCCACGCCGAGGTGCCCCCGCGCGTGGAGTACTCCCTGACCGACCAGGGCCGCACCCTCAACCAGGCACTCGTCCCGCTCGGCGCCTGGGGAACGGAGCGAATGCGCCGCGAGACCGAAGCCACCGGGCCCGAGCCGGTGACCGAATCGGTGGCGACAGCCGAGGCGGTGGCGGCGACCTAGGGCCTGTCTGGAGTCGTGATCACGTGGCGGGGAAAAGAGGTGGGCGGGATCGCGGTCGGGCTGGTAGCTTTCGGTCGACCGCGACACCGCCCGAGGAGGTGAGACCCATGAACGCTGTATCCATGTGGGTGCTCCCCCTTCCCGTCACGGCCGGCGATTGACGTAGGTGTCGCCGGGAGCGCCTCGACAACAAGGCACTCCCGAAAGGCAACACCTATGTACTCTCCGCAGTTCACCGCCGAGTCGTCGTCGAACGGCATGCTCGAACGCGACTTCACCGTGGGCGGCATCCCCGGCGTCCTCTGGTCGTCGGCCTCCCATGCGGCCGATCGTGCGCCCCTGATCCTGATGGCCCACGGCGGCGGCAACCACAAGAAGCACCCGGCGATGTCCGGCCGCGCCCAGCGCCTCGTGACCCGCTGCGGCTTTCACGTCGCCGTCATCGACGCGCCCGGTCACGGCGACCGGCCTCGCACGGCGCACGACGAGGCGGAAATCGCCGAGCTGTTCCGGGCGAGGGCGGCGGGCGAGCCTGAAGGCCCGATCGTCGTGCGCTACAACGACCACTTGGCGGAGCTCGCGGTGCCCGAGTACCAGGCGGCCCTGGATGCCCTCCAGGAAATCCCGGAGATCGGCACCGGCGGGCTGGTCGGCTTCTGGGGCATCAACATGGGCACCGCGATCGGCGTACCGTTCGTGGCGATCGAACCCAGGATCACCGCCGCGGTCTTCGGTCAGCACTGGCCCGATGTCCTGGCCGAGAAGGCGAAGCAGATCACCATCCCGATCGAGTTCGACCTGCAGTGGGACGACGAGCACATCTCGCGCGAGGAAGGTCTCGCGCTGTTCGACGCCTTCGCCTCGAAGGAGAAATCGCTGCACGTGAACTCGGGCAAGCACAAGGAGCTGCCTCGGTTCGAGGTCGACAGCGCGGTCCGGTTCTTCGCCCGGCACCTCGGCGGAGCGGTCACCGCGTCGGCCTGACCGGAGCGGTCGCGGCGTCCGGCTTGCCGGCCTGGCGCCGCGACCACGGCCCCGGGTCGAGGCTGCGTATCCAAATGATGGATCCGCGTAGTTGAAGCCCCGCCAGGTAGCTCGCAGGCGTCCAGTCGTAGCGCGTGGCCAGGCCCCGCCACGCCCGGATGTCGGCGGCCTGTCAGGGCGTGAGCACGAACGCCGGCGGGCGGCAGCGCCGGTCTGCCGCGAGGTGGACCTTGCTGGTCAGCCCACCGCGTGAGCGACCCAGTGCGGCTGCCTCGAGCCGGGCCCGCGGCGCCGCCGCAGCCGTCGGCGCTCGGCCCGCTCGGACTCCCGGACCGGCGAGTCGACGGTCGCTGGGGCGATTTGCCCGGTTTCCGTGGCCCCTTTTCCTGCGCCGCGGCCTCTTCCAGCGCCGCTAGGACCTCCGGTTCCACCACCATCCCAGCCGCATCATGATGGGCGCGGGTCACCGTGGAGTCCACGCTGACCAGGGACATGTCGGCCTGGCCGCGCCGCGCGGCCTCGGCGATCATCCCCTCCATCAGCGCGGCCAACACGCCGACGTCGCTCCACCGGGTAAAGCGGTCGTAGACCGTCTGCCGGGCCCCGAACTCCTCGGGTATCTCTCGCCATTGGCCGCCAGTGCGAAACCGCCGGATGACGCCCTCGGACTGTTCGCGCAGGTGCTGCGGGAAAGGGCCGTACCGTCCTATCGGCAGGAAACCGCGTTGATCACGACTCCAGACAGGCCCTGGACGCCGCCCCCGCCTCAGTCCTCCACCGCGAACGCCTGGGCCACGGCGAGGCTGTCCTCGTAGACGTGGTGCCGGGTGATCAGGCCGTCCTCGACGGTCAGGTGCAGGGCGAACCGCGCCCGGTACGCACGTCCCGTGGCGCGGGCCGTCTGGCGGATCTCGCCGAGTACGACCGCGTCCTGGCCGTCCACGAAGATGCCCTCGATGGCGGTCGCCGCCTCCTCCGGTACGTGGTGCTCGGCCAGCTCGCGGAAGTGGGCGGCCGCGTCGGCCCGCGTGGAGCGGTGACGGATCCAGGGCGTCGCCGCCCTGCCGTGCTCGGCCTCCGGCCAGTCCAGCTTCCAGTCGACCCGTACGGCATACATCTCGGCGATGCCCGCCGCGTCCCCCTCCCCGATCCGGCGCAACAACTCGTGCACCACAGCCCGCGTGGCCTCGGACGCGGCTACTGGCAAGGACGTGGACGTGGTCATGACCCATCACTCCGATCGGACGCCCCGCGCCCGAACCGACGCGGCGAGAACGCCATTCTCACCAGCGCCACCGAACCCACGCCATTACCCGCGGGGTAAGGGCCGAACCCCACTACGATCAACCTCTGATATGGGGGGGCGGAATGCTCGGTAGGTCAGGCGCCGCAAACGCCGAACACTACTTCTCGGGGTACGGGTCGCGGGTCGTGGCGGTGCCGGAGAGGCTGCGCGGCCGACCGGTGAGGATCGAGGCGTGGGGCTGGATCGGC includes these proteins:
- a CDS encoding TioE family transcriptional regulator, which codes for MARKLQTEGERPRLRPVDLARGHGVSTQAVRNYEEAGILPAADRGPHGYRAYTPLHATALRAFLALLPGHGHATAASIMRAVNEGVAEEAFRLIDESHAQLLDDRRTLRAVEGALRDLEPGVGNGAGPAAGAGPEGAGVRAGRGPGSRAASRSVPGSGGGATFIGPLAAELGVRPATLRKWERAGLVRPGRDPVTGYRVYDEADVRDVRLAHQLRRGGYLLERIAPLIAQVRAAGGLEPLEAALCDWRDRLSARGRAMLAGAAELEAYLRERG
- a CDS encoding SDR family NAD(P)-dependent oxidoreductase, which gives rise to MARLAGKVALVAGATRGIGRSVAELFAAEGATVIGGGTSVPEAGSAENGVAFVRLDVTDEQGWDAVVSRLVERHGKLDILVNSAGGGGYSSIADSTVEDWRRTVDLIQTGTFLGMRRVIPVMRENGGGSIVNISSIWGSAAIPAAAAYQAAKAAVEQMTRNAAVTYVGDGIRVNTVIPGITATPLIENQAQEITDLVVAATPMKRIARPIDIAYGCLYLASDEAAFTTGAALAIDGGYLAQ
- a CDS encoding nuclear transport factor 2 family protein, with protein sequence MTTSTSLPVAASEATRAVVHELLRRIGEGDAAGIAEMYAVRVDWKLDWPEAEHGRAATPWIRHRSTRADAAAHFRELAEHHVPEEAATAIEGIFVDGQDAVVLGEIRQTARATGRAYRARFALHLTVEDGLITRHHVYEDSLAVAQAFAVED
- a CDS encoding NAD(P)-dependent oxidoreductase, yielding MNEQRKHTTHRRCSAVTVIGLGPMGRAMARTLLAAGHPLTVWNRTAGRADELVAAGATFAATPGEAVGASDLVILSLTDYRAMYDILGAATASLAGRTLVNLSSDTPDRTREAATWAAGHGAAFLSGGVMVPAPMVGTAAAHVYYSGPEGVMEGHRGVLALLGTPRYLGGDPGLAQMMYQAQLAVFLSTLSGLMHATAMLGTAGMKAREALPELLASADSIGDILRAGEENPGAALDAGEHPGDLSTVIMMGATADHIVETSTSLGLDPTLALAVQGHYRRAIDHGHGGDNWTRIIDSIREPR
- a CDS encoding winged helix-turn-helix transcriptional regulator, with amino-acid sequence MAKAPRRGPYICGIDAALDVVSGKWKGLILWELDTHGVRRFAELRRGLPGVSEKMLTQHLREMEEDGLVRRVVHAEVPPRVEYSLTDQGRTLNQALVPLGAWGTERMRRETEATGPEPVTESVATAEAVAAT
- a CDS encoding erythromycin esterase family protein — protein: MATDLKDIADTTHALDAAALMRLLPARPRLLALGEPTHGEDALLDVRNELFRQLVEHHGYRTIAIESDCLTGLAVDDHVTSGAGTLDEVMERGISHGWGASAANRELVRWMRAYNIRTDDEGRPASERLRFAGLDGPLEFTHAASPRLALTALHRYLAAHVDEGLLPCTADTLDRLTGTDDRWTDPAAMLDPSRSVGRSAEAGQLRLLADDLATLLDQQTPHLIAATSRDERERAGLYARTATGLLRYHHWMADTSPARMTRLCALRASMMADNLFAVAARGPVLVHAHNSLLQREKSSMRLWEGVVEWWSPGALVSARYGAEYAFVPTALGTIRHQGVEAPPPDTVEGLLYQLPEERRVVDARRLTATVADSRPAPRVSPWFGYAPLDPAHLGTTDGLVFVKDVR
- a CDS encoding methylated-DNA--[protein]-cysteine S-methyltransferase; protein product: MRNDQGVGWFTVETPLPTGGMRIGVTDQGVVSTVAFGPDGDGGGGGGGGEGTPAADAVTGADLTTEDRRAAAVTAQLAEYFAGRRREFDLPIDWRVTTGAQQAVLRTLHRTVGYGRTVTYGELADLSGAFDDEPGERGLRAKTVGSIMGSAPVSVLVPCHRVVAAGGVGGYGGGEAGLATKHWLLTLEGVLPPTLDWS
- a CDS encoding MarR family winged helix-turn-helix transcriptional regulator: MLANQPVGYWTGLAHDAVTRHLRDAMARVDVTQPQYWVLNRVNGGPEAPGRDEVVAQLTHLADGPYEIPRVIDQLLHRRWLRTDADRRLHLTDDGEAARVRVRELVTGLRATVHAGISDEEYVAALKVLRRMVSNIG
- a CDS encoding AAA family ATPase, with the translated sequence MTFALVPIDREPPPVGAVLLTGIPGSGKSTVAAALATRLPRAAHVEVDGLQQMIVSGGRWPTPEPDAEADRQIFLRARNACLLADSFAAAGFVPVLDDVVVRRAHLDFYRATLHTRPLHLVVLSPTPTTTHHRNQTRAKTLTTDWSPLDQALRTELAGEGTWIDNGTQTVDETVDAVLGCLGGGSGGA
- a CDS encoding hydrolase: MLGSVKSRSLLIAATASLGLVTAGAGYSAQAAPAAAPAPAAAAAATHRVLFDNSKAEQAGNADWVIGSSQPDPLGQDSTPTKETDWTGGLSSWGVALQRTGDYSLKTLPAGNTITYGGSGALDLKNFDTFVLPEPNIRLSTAEKTAVMKFVQAGGGLFLISDHDVSDRNNDGYDSPMVINDLMTSNGVDNTDPFGFSVDKLNITSGNPKAISDSSNPVLNGSFGKVTGSLIANGTTFTLKPADNPAVKGLLWRSGSSTTGTTGAFFVTSTFGSGRVAIWGDSSPIDDGTGASGDTLYDGWNDPSATNAALALNATAWLSGTGSTGGGGGGGGETCTTSGQLLANPGFESGTSGWSATSGVITSSTTKASHSGSYKAWLGGAGTAGTETLSQSVTIPAGCAATLSFWLHIDTAETGTTAYDTLKVQVLNSSGTVLGTPATYSNVNAATGYTQRTLDLSAYAGQSVTLKFTSTEGSKLQTSFVVDDTALNVG
- a CDS encoding alpha/beta hydrolase, with translation MYSPQFTAESSSNGMLERDFTVGGIPGVLWSSASHAADRAPLILMAHGGGNHKKHPAMSGRAQRLVTRCGFHVAVIDAPGHGDRPRTAHDEAEIAELFRARAAGEPEGPIVVRYNDHLAELAVPEYQAALDALQEIPEIGTGGLVGFWGINMGTAIGVPFVAIEPRITAAVFGQHWPDVLAEKAKQITIPIEFDLQWDDEHISREEGLALFDAFASKEKSLHVNSGKHKELPRFEVDSAVRFFARHLGGAVTASA